From a single Synergistales bacterium genomic region:
- a CDS encoding TRAP transporter large permease subunit, which translates to MDIGLISIYLFGSMFLLLALGLPVAFVLGGLGTVFTAIFWGPESLFIIVARTFSMMSTTTLVAAPLFVLMATVLERSGVAEDLYEMMYRWMGSLRGGLAVGTVIACTLIAAMSGIASTGVVVMGVMALPAMLKRGYDKRLATGSILAGGVLGPLIPPSIALVLYGTIAQVSIGELFAGGMSAGLLCSSLIIGYILIKCYRNPNLGPPLPAEERADWDAKISSLKGVILPFVLITSVLGSIYTGIATPTEAAAVGAFGAFICSALHRRLNWQLIKDAANATIKVQGFMMWILFSAQAFAAVYMGLGASRMVTGLVEKYEIGWWTMLIAIQVVWFLLGLVIDAWSILMITLPILLPLLPMYGFDPLWLGVLYAVNTQTGYLTPPFGTMLFMMKGIAPKGLTMTDIYRSITPFVITQLICLTLCIIFPQLVMWLPNLLFR; encoded by the coding sequence ATGGATATAGGGCTTATTTCGATCTATCTGTTTGGAAGCATGTTCCTTCTGCTGGCCCTGGGGTTGCCTGTGGCATTTGTGCTTGGAGGACTGGGCACTGTTTTTACCGCTATATTCTGGGGTCCCGAATCGCTCTTTATCATCGTGGCCCGGACCTTCTCCATGATGTCCACCACGACACTGGTCGCCGCCCCGCTCTTTGTACTGATGGCGACGGTGCTCGAACGTTCCGGTGTGGCCGAGGATCTCTACGAGATGATGTACCGCTGGATGGGTTCCCTCCGGGGCGGGCTGGCGGTGGGGACGGTGATCGCCTGCACCCTGATCGCCGCCATGTCTGGGATCGCCTCCACCGGTGTGGTCGTCATGGGCGTCATGGCCCTCCCCGCCATGCTGAAGCGTGGCTACGACAAGAGGCTGGCCACGGGTTCGATCCTGGCCGGCGGTGTGCTGGGACCGCTCATTCCGCCCAGCATCGCGCTGGTCCTCTACGGAACCATCGCCCAGGTCTCCATCGGCGAGCTCTTCGCCGGGGGGATGAGCGCCGGGCTGCTCTGCTCCTCCCTGATCATCGGGTACATACTGATCAAGTGCTACCGCAACCCCAACCTCGGGCCTCCCCTTCCCGCCGAAGAGAGGGCCGACTGGGATGCCAAGATCTCCTCCCTCAAGGGGGTCATCCTTCCCTTTGTTCTGATCACCTCGGTGCTTGGGTCGATCTATACGGGGATCGCCACCCCCACCGAGGCGGCCGCCGTGGGTGCCTTCGGCGCCTTCATCTGCAGCGCCCTCCATCGTCGCCTGAACTGGCAGCTGATCAAGGACGCCGCCAACGCCACAATCAAGGTCCAGGGCTTCATGATGTGGATCCTCTTTTCCGCCCAGGCCTTCGCCGCCGTCTACATGGGGCTGGGAGCCTCGAGGATGGTGACCGGTCTGGTGGAGAAGTACGAGATCGGCTGGTGGACCATGCTGATCGCCATCCAGGTGGTCTGGTTCCTCCTGGGGCTGGTGATCGATGCATGGAGCATCCTGATGATCACCCTCCCCATTCTGCTGCCGCTGCTCCCCATGTACGGCTTCGATCCCCTCTGGCTCGGCGTGCTCTACGCCGTCAACACCCAGACCGGCTACCTGACGCCGCCCTTCGGCACCATGCTGTTCATGATGAAGGGAATCGCTCCCAAGGGGCTGACCATGACGGATATCTACCGTTCCATCACGCCCTTTGTCATCACCCAGCTGATCTGTCTGACCCTGTGCATCATCTTCCCGCAGCTGGTGATGTGGCTGCCGAATCTCCTGTTCAGATAG